AAAACTTTCGGAACAAAGTTAGAAATCAATCCTAATAATTGGGATTTAAAATACGGAAGAGTTGAGGGAAAGAGTGCCACCGCTTTGAGCGTTAACCAAAAATTGGATAACATACGTGGACGTATCGACAAGATTTACGAAGATATGCTGAAGCACGAGGGGTTTGCAACCGCCCAAAAAGTAAAGCTCTCGTTTTTAGGTGTTGGTGTAATGGAAGATGCCGTACTAAAAGTCTTTAAAGACCAAAACGAAGACTTTGAAAAAATGGTCGCTAAGGGAAAACGCTCTCAAAGCACATATAGCAAGTACAACACTGTTTACAATCACCTTAGCGAATTTATAAGGGAGCGTTACCATCGTGACGATATGGCTTTCCGAGAACTCACTTCTGATTTTATCCGTGAGTTTGATTTCTTTCTTCGCATTGATAAGGAATGTACCCATAATACGGTTTGGGTTTACACAATGCCAGTTATTGCTTTGGCAGAATTGGCTATCAAGAAAGGCTTGATACGGGATAATCCTTTTGAAGATTATGAAATCAGTATGGAAGAAACCGACCGCAGCTACCTTTTAAAAGAGGATGTGGAAACTTTAATGCTCCTGAAACCATCTAAGCCCCGATATGAACTTGTAAAAGACCTTTTTATTTTCAGTTGCTTTACAGGGCTTTCTTACATTGATATTAAGAAACTGAAATGGAGCAATATCCAGTCTTTCTTTGATGGACACCAATGGATAATCAGCAGGAGGAAGAAATCAGATGTTGCCTCCAACGTCCGTCTTTTGGAAATCCCCAAACGCATCATTGAGAAATATCGTGGAGTTACAAGAAATGATTTTGTATTCCCAATGCCATCCAATGCGACTTGCAACACGCATATAGGTAAACTTATTGAGGAAGCGAGTATTGTTACAGAACAGAAAGTTACATTCCACACCGCCCGTCACACATTCGCCACAATGTTTTTGACCGAGGGCGTACCGCTTGAAAGTCTTAGCAAAATGATGGGGCATAAAAATATTTCCACCACACAGATTTACGCCAAAATCACAAGCCAAAAAATCAGTAAGGATATGGATTTAGTTGCCCCAAAATTTCAGGCTATGGAAGAAGCATTTTTAGCCGCAATCTGATTAACTTTTATTACTTCACAACACAGCAGAACTTAACGGTTCTGCTTTTTTTATGCCCTTACTTTTCGATTATTCCAACCTCTATTTCAGGCTCTCATAGCCTGGTCATTTATTCCATAAAAATTAGAACAGAATATTTCCACAATCAACCGGTAAAAAGGCAGCTAAGTTATAGCGGGCAGCCACCGCACCCACCCACCAATAAAAAAAATGAATGAACGGTTTCCCCCTAAAGGAACCCCCATTAAATCATTTTTTTTCTTGGTCTTCGCTGTTGCCCGCTTGGATTATCTGCTTTCTTTTTTCCGGTTTTTCTTTTGGAAAAAATTATGCGAAGCGAAGCGGAGCAAACCACAACAGGAAGCAGGAAACGAGAAAAGCGAACGTAACAAAATGTAAAACTTTTAAAACAGGACGATTATGAACATCACAGGAAGACTGACAAGGGATGCGGAAGTACGCACAACGTCAAACGGAAAACAAGTAGTAAACTTTTCAGTAGCGGTAAACGACAGCTACAAAACCAAACAGGGCGAACGAGTGGAACAAACCGCCTATTTCGACTGCTCATATTGGAGAACCCCGAACGCAGTGAAGATACTCACTAAAGGTCTATTGGTAGAACTGACTGGCAGGGTAAGCACAAGAGCGTGGGTAGGCAAAGACGGAGAAGCAAAGGCAGGTTTGAACTTTCATACCTCCGACTTCAAACCGCTTGCAGGAGGCAGGAGAGCCGAAACCGTACAGGCTACTGCACAATCTGAAAGTAACGGATTTACAACACAGGGAGTAGATGACGACCTCCCATTTTAACAACGAGTATTCAATCATTTTTTAACATCAAATTTTAAGTATTATGGCACATAATATCAATTTCAACGAGAGAACAGGACGTTATTCATTTTTCAGCGTTCAGCAAAAAGCGTGGCACAACTTGGGACAAATCGTGGAGCAATACCCGACAAGCGAGGAAGCTATCAAATACGCAGGGTTAGATTACGAAGTCGTAAAATCTCCACTATTTACCAAAGGTTCGGGCATTATCGAAACTGCCAACGGCATAGAGATAGGCAGTAGCGAATTAGAAGTACCCAACTATTTCGCCAACATACGCACCGATAACAATGCAGTATTGGGCGTAGTCGGCAAGGATTACCACATTGTACAGAACCGTGAAGCCTTTAATTTCTTTGATGCGATTGTAGGCGGTGGCGAGGGCATTCTGTACGAAACCGCAGGAGCGTTAGGCAACGGAGAACGTATTTTTATCACAGCCAAATTGCCCGACTATATCCGAGTAGGTAAAGGGGATGACGTTACGGAAAAGTACATTTTCCTAACCACTTCGCACGATGGTAGCGGAAGTATCACAGCCGCATTTACACCTATCAGAATTGTTTGTCAAAATACCTTAAACGCTTCGTTACGCAGTATGACCAATGTTGTCCGTATCAAGCACACTTCGGGGGCAAAACAACGTATCGAGAACGCTCACAAGATTATGGGACTTGCCAACACATTGAGCAACCAATTAGAGGGCATTTTCAACGAATGGGCAAAAGTAAAGGTATCAGACCGAGAGGTAAGAAAGCTAATACAGTTGGCACTTTGCCCAAACAAGGAAACGCTTGACCTCATCAAAAAAGGTGCGGAAGATGAAATTTCCACTGTGTTCAAAAATGTCGTTGAGGATGCTTTTGCGTATGCAATGATAAGCGATACACAGCAAATGGACACTACCAAAGGCACATTGTTCGGAGCGTACAACGCTGTTACAGGCTACTATCAGAACGTAAGAAATTATAAGAACGATGAAGCCAAGTTGCAGAGCATTGTATTGGGTGGTACTGCCCAACTCAAATCACAAAAAGCATTTGAATTGTGTAGTGGTTTTGCCTTAGATGGTGCGGAAATCCTAAACCTTAATTAAATAACAACAGGCTACCGCCTTAATCGGTGGTAGCCTTATAAAACAACGGATATGAAAGCAAAAACAATAGAGGAAGCAAAAAGTATGGCTAAAGACAAGAGCCTTGAAACGCAATACAGGGATGAAGCTATTTACATCATCTATTGCAGTAGAACCGAGTATTTCTATGTAGATACCGACAGCCTAATACGACTTTGGGAACAGCTATTTGGCTATTATGAAAATGGATTTTATACCGCTGAAAAATCACACTCATAAAGCTATGCAAGTAACAGATTTGAACAGTTGCCCCATTGAAATAACAAACCTCAAAGAAGCCATCAAAATAGCAAGGCAATACAAAGAATACCGCCACGAGGATAAAAGTTTCTCCGAGTTCGATAAAAGGAAAAAAGTCTATTGGGCAGATATGTACGAGAAACTAAAAGCAATAAAAAAACGATTAGACGAAACTTTAAAATTTTAGAACAATGAACACAAATTTTTTCAATCAGATACAGCAGTTGGACTTTACAGGAGTTTTACAACTGAACATTTCAAAAGGAATAGAAAGCAACTTAATTGTAACTGTATTGCTCAACAACGAAGAATGCGGAGATAGTGCCAAAAACGGTATTCCCCCATTGACCTTTAATGCCACGCCCCAAGAGTTTGACGAGGGATTTTTTGAACAGATAACAACACCTATACAAAAGGTATCGGGCTTAATGGTGGATATGGAAAAATTCCTAAAGCAATTGGAAGAAGTTAAAAAGCATTCCGCAATAGAAAAGGAAAAAGCCGAGAAAGCCAAAAAGGAGAAAGAAGCCAAAGACAAGAAGTTTAAAGATGCTATGGCAAAGGCTGACGAGTTGGAGAAAGAGGGCAAATTCCGTGAAGCGTGGATAAAAGTACCCGATATAACGGAGTTCCCCGAAAAAGCGGACGAGATACGCAAACGTAAAACATCATTGTCCGACAAGTTTGCCACACCAAGCCTTTTCGGAGCAATGGAAGAAGCAAAACCCGAACCGCAAAAAGAGGAAGAAGTTACTGCCGATTATCCTATTGATGAAGCGGACGAAGAAGAACAGTATTAACACTTAAAAACGACCATTATGTTATTAGCAACCCAATTAGAGCGAGTATTTATCCTCAATGATACAGGACAGGACATCAGATTGACCGACCCAGAACCACGTTGGAGCGTGGAAGCCGTAATGAATTTTTACGCCAATATGTACCCGATTTTGACAACAGCAAAAGCATCCGCACCGCAAATCAAAGATGATGTGGTAGAGTACAAATTTGAAAGCGTAATGGGTACGAAAGGTTAAACAAAAATTATAAAACGATGAATTATGCAACGCAATATCATATCGGGAATTATCAGCATACCCGAACAGAAACGACAACAACAGTTACACCGACAGTTGGGCGGGTTCGCAAATTGGCTACAAAGACCAAAGGACGCAAACCAAGTGCAGAAAGACAAGCAGAAATCCGTACCGATAGCAATGCTACCAATGGTATTCTAAAGTGTACGTTTCTGCCTAAACTGAAAACAGCACAATCCGTACAGGCTTGTCAGAAAACGGAGAGGGATTTTTACAAGTCCCTTTCCCGACTTGCCGAACATTACAGCATTGAGCCAATGCAGACCCAAGATTTTGATTTTCCCTACAATATGGCATTGGCTATGTGGGATGTGGAAACCAAAGTAAAACGTACCAATATCAATTGGGATAGTTTCAAATTGCTACAGGACAGTAAGAAAACCTACTTCACAAGTGAGGAACGATACAATACAGGCACAACCTTGTATTATATTCCTATTGCACCACTCTTTAAAATGCTCAAAGACCCGAAGCGTAAAAAGACTGCACAGCTTTTAATATCAGTATGCAGTTATCTGTACCATATTGCCGATGTACCGTATTACAGGCAAGAAGACAGCTATTTGTATTGGCTATATGAAACGCATAAAGATTGGGTAGAACAGGACGAAGAAACGGGCGAAACCGAAACGTATAAAAGTGAGTTAAGAAATGCAGAATATATTGGCGATAATATAGAACAGAAGCTATTTAACCGTATCAATTTAAAGGTATTTGAACAGCGTTTGAGCCGATTTAAAAGCGTTGATATATTCGACAGGAAATGTTGGCAGATAGCTTGTAATGCCTTTGCCCTTTATACGGAATATCCGAACGCACCCATTTTCAGAAATGCACCATTGCCCGAAGAAGACCCCTATAATGATGATTACGAAACCGAAGCAATCGGAATGGAAAAGTATATCTCTTTTATTTCCGATACCAAAGGTTGGTTATATGAAAGCCTTAAAGACAGCATCAACAACGAGTTTAACGAGTGCGGAGTATTGGAAGAACCGACCATTTGCAAATCCTTTGACGGCAGTAAAACAAAGACAAATAACCTCGATTTTGAGAACCGTCTGTTTGCCGTATTGGACGACCTCTGTACCCTATTGTATGACTATAAAACAACAGAAAAATGAACACCGTAAACGACATAACCAAAGATTTCGGTACATTGTATTATCCAAAATCCGCTTTGGTATTCTACGAAACCAAAGGCACAGAT
The nucleotide sequence above comes from Flavobacterium branchiarum. Encoded proteins:
- a CDS encoding site-specific integrase; the protein is MEQTKKSTFKLLFYLKKNELKKNGNAPIMARITIDGTPKTFGTKLEINPNNWDLKYGRVEGKSATALSVNQKLDNIRGRIDKIYEDMLKHEGFATAQKVKLSFLGVGVMEDAVLKVFKDQNEDFEKMVAKGKRSQSTYSKYNTVYNHLSEFIRERYHRDDMAFRELTSDFIREFDFFLRIDKECTHNTVWVYTMPVIALAELAIKKGLIRDNPFEDYEISMEETDRSYLLKEDVETLMLLKPSKPRYELVKDLFIFSCFTGLSYIDIKKLKWSNIQSFFDGHQWIISRRKKSDVASNVRLLEIPKRIIEKYRGVTRNDFVFPMPSNATCNTHIGKLIEEASIVTEQKVTFHTARHTFATMFLTEGVPLESLSKMMGHKNISTTQIYAKITSQKISKDMDLVAPKFQAMEEAFLAAI
- a CDS encoding single-stranded DNA-binding protein, with protein sequence MNITGRLTRDAEVRTTSNGKQVVNFSVAVNDSYKTKQGERVEQTAYFDCSYWRTPNAVKILTKGLLVELTGRVSTRAWVGKDGEAKAGLNFHTSDFKPLAGGRRAETVQATAQSESNGFTTQGVDDDLPF
- a CDS encoding DUF932 domain-containing protein, with amino-acid sequence MAHNINFNERTGRYSFFSVQQKAWHNLGQIVEQYPTSEEAIKYAGLDYEVVKSPLFTKGSGIIETANGIEIGSSELEVPNYFANIRTDNNAVLGVVGKDYHIVQNREAFNFFDAIVGGGEGILYETAGALGNGERIFITAKLPDYIRVGKGDDVTEKYIFLTTSHDGSGSITAAFTPIRIVCQNTLNASLRSMTNVVRIKHTSGAKQRIENAHKIMGLANTLSNQLEGIFNEWAKVKVSDREVRKLIQLALCPNKETLDLIKKGAEDEISTVFKNVVEDAFAYAMISDTQQMDTTKGTLFGAYNAVTGYYQNVRNYKNDEAKLQSIVLGGTAQLKSQKAFELCSGFALDGAEILNLN
- a CDS encoding DNA-binding protein — encoded protein: MKAKTIEEAKSMAKDKSLETQYRDEAIYIIYCSRTEYFYVDTDSLIRLWEQLFGYYENGFYTAEKSHS
- a CDS encoding PRTRC system protein E; amino-acid sequence: MNTNFFNQIQQLDFTGVLQLNISKGIESNLIVTVLLNNEECGDSAKNGIPPLTFNATPQEFDEGFFEQITTPIQKVSGLMVDMEKFLKQLEEVKKHSAIEKEKAEKAKKEKEAKDKKFKDAMAKADELEKEGKFREAWIKVPDITEFPEKADEIRKRKTSLSDKFATPSLFGAMEEAKPEPQKEEEVTADYPIDEADEEEQY
- a CDS encoding PRTRC system protein C: MLLATQLERVFILNDTGQDIRLTDPEPRWSVEAVMNFYANMYPILTTAKASAPQIKDDVVEYKFESVMGTKG